The DNA segment CTGCCAAGTATCGCTTTTGTTAATAAAGTtgaaagttaaaagaaaaaaagcaacTTTACTTTATATACAGTTAATATCATCACTATGtcctttgttgttgttttttttttcaatttacacTTAACTTTATTTAAGATGTTGATATAATTACCTCTATGCAGGCCCCCAtttacatcacctagagacaccTCAGCCACAGGCTTCCGTTTTTACATATAGCTAAGCCATAGGTAGCAATAGAACATAAACCCCAGCTGTAGGTAACTATGAAACATATACCCCAGGCATAGGTAACTATGAaacatataccccagccataggtaactatagaacatataccccagccataggtaactatagaacatataccccagccataggtaactatgaaacatataccccagccataggtaactatagaacatataccccagccataggtaactatgaaacatataccccagccataggtaactatgaaacatataccccagccataggtaactatagaacatataccccagccataggtaactatagaacatataccccagccataggtaactatgaaacatataccccagccataggtaactatagaacatataccccagccataggtaactattttacctcagacacatgCCATCATATTAATACACCTAGTAAAGCAGTTATGATAAAGATCTGTATCCTATTTCTAATTTGGTTTCCCACAGATAAGTGATGTGTCCCATCTAAACACATCCGTGTAATCCAATTAATTACCCAATGCTAGGGGTCACATGACACGCGCCATGTTTTGCCCTTTTTCCGTTAGTCCATGGATGTAATAGGGAACTGAGCCATTGGCTGCACCACTGCGACTGCTCGGATAATATAACAATGTGTGAGGAGAattatatatacagatagtagACAATGTATCACATCATTTCCTGTACACAATAAATCAAACCACAACATATCTTTAACAATAGTATACACTTCCTATTTATTATTTTACCccaagtctccccccccccccatatctcaCCTGTGTCTACATATTTGCCCGTAGTCGCCCACATGAATCCATATAAATCTATAGTCTCCCGCTGTTCATCTAGTCCCCATTACAGCCACCCACAAGTATTACTGCATGTCAGTTTCCTGGCCTGTACTCCCTAACAACGTCTTCCTGTCATAAATGAACATTTTTCTATAAAGTCATGTCCTTACCTATAAATGACTTGCTGTTAGCAGTCGTCCCTCGGTCCTTTCGGCGCTCGGGGTCTCTCTCCAAAATCTCTCTGTAGCGATGAGCAGCGGGAGCCGGTCCTATCTCTAGAAGAGCAATCGCAGACTGGCACCAACTGCCGTTTTTTTCCCCTGTTTACCAGCAAATCCTGCGATTCTATTGGCTGTTGCTGGTGGCACATGCCAGGATGAGTCATGTGACCTGCATGCGCAGGGATTGCCCAGTGTAATGTAATGCCGCTGTACCAGATATTGCATGTAACTCCAGTTTTTAATactagtcttttgctgtgccagatttatcaatgtcACTACTTTAGACCtaattttagttggtctaaactgtgcgccagaattttggacgCACAGGTGTTCCTCAAGCCATGCCCCTTTCTCCCGATGCCATGCCCCCTTAAACAGACATgttgggaaagtgccaaaaaatggtctaaaagccttgataaatgtggtgcaaggcatttaagACGCCTTGTGGTGCCAATTGTGGCACCAGTGCGTTTATAAGTTCTACCCTTtatgttacaggtgcaccaaaaaaagttggtgcactctgtgcaGAGGGTGctggattcatgaagaacgggcgccacatatcgtgaatctggcgcccctgcacactacacaggcaaaaggggatatttatcatacgccggcgctggtgcagaggccctgataaatatgccccaaagtgcACATATTACAGACTGTAGTAtatttagtaaatatgccccaatatgtctgttaTCCCACAGGACCCATAGCTATGGTCCATTCCATGTAGAGGCCTGCCAAAAGCTATGGTGCATAGAGCGAGGTGGAAGAGGGGGACGTGCATAAAGGGGGGGCCCTGTATAGGTGGGGGTGGGAGACAAGAGGGTTGTAAAGCAAAGGACTATATAGAGTGGAGAAGCAGTGGATGTATGGCGGAGGGTACTGAATGGAAGAAAGGGGCTATTATAAAGGAGGCTGTTCTGTAGTAATTGGGGTGAAACAAGAGGAGCCTCTGCATAGAAGAGGGGACTATATAGCACAAATATCACAAAACTATAGATTTTTCTAGAAGTGACTCACCACTAAAGTTACTTATTTTactaattttaacacacaaaGATCAAAAGGTTggtcatcactgccctaggagcttcattttcacttttttttgtgtCCTCACCTTCTTGTGTCCTCACCTTTTTGTGTAACACAGAACAAGAACATAGGAATCAAGGTttataaaatgtttgtttttaaagaattttttggaCAATTTGTAGGTTATTATGACCCATCAATGATCTATTACGCCATGACAGGAAAGGGACATCCAGGGTGCTCTCCATGTCCATGTCACTGACATGTCCCTGTAATCTATGATGGTTACTTTTCTCAtgcatatattttacatatttaaggAATCATAGACTTAATTGCTAAGAACTTACTCTTAGAGGAGGTGACCACTTCTTCAGTGTTGATCTCAGTGAATTGGACATGGATGCCTCCATTTTCTGGTGGACATCTTCCCTGAGGAGCTGCATGCCTTATAACATTCAGTGTCCTCCTGTTTTCCTGTAATATTAAACAGTGATATCTTCATTtatgtaataaaagtttttatatgtttattcCAGATTATTAGCAATATACAGGTTATTATATCCTAGactccactacactcctggtAGAAGACTATTTCTTACAATGATCACCAGTTATGGTCACAATATAGAGAACCTATCAGCATGTTTTCTCCTCTCTGCATATTGGATATGTCTGACATGTCTCTTCAAATTTGTGTGTAGGGAGAGATGTatcaaacaacagaaaaaactaaaaatatttagGCACGCAGCTCACCAGTTACTCCAGCCAATATGGCACTATAAATAAAtagcaagaagaaagaaaagaaaaagaagagagaaaaaaaagagaaagtaaGTGAGAAAATAAATCTAATATACTAGAGGGAAACTGTTATATGGACAAGTCCTACAACCGGCAGATGGAGGCTTCTTCAATTCCCGTATTTAGATGGTTTGTTTCAGCAGGTACATGGACTCCTCATAATTGTGGCAAGAGGTACGATTAGTGATCCATACTTAGCCACGCCTCCCAGTTTCCCTTAAACTTATTGTTTCTTATTAGGCCTTGTTCCCACATATGTCTTTCATAGTTGTAGCATTTGTTCAGATTTCCTATTATTGAACCTGGATCAACATGGCTAAGAGATTTCCATTGTTTGGCAATTGTGGCTCTTACCACCGCACATAGTCTACTAATTATCCATTTCTCTTTCTCAGAAAACCCCTTCATGTATATATCTAACAGGGCAATTACAGGGCACGGTGGAGTATGGATATTCCGCATTTTTGAAATAAGATCAAAAGTAAAATTCCATATATGTACCACTCGGTCACAGCTCCAACACATATGTAGGGTTGTTGCTGTGTCTGTGCACCCCCTCCAGCAGTATTCATTggagtttttattgatttttgcgTGTTTTTGGGGAGTTAAATACCATCTATTTCAGGTCTTAAACAGATTATCTATATAGTTTGTACATAGATTTCTGTTTGAGTCACCTATTGCCTTCCTCCACTGTTCTTCTGAAAAAGACAATCCCAATTCTTCCTCCCAGCTCAACATGTATGGGAGCTTGCCCCTATTATAttgatattgcagcaaaggcttaccggtaacacccgcgatcggtgctagcaaagctgccggcagcctcaaaaagatagcagcgcatgggcgccgccatattacctgggatcgccactccccgtgacgtcatcggggagtggcgatccgtctccatggtagccttgggtcttccgaagacctgaggctatttcgttttaaccccttcattacaatgtgctgatagcacatagtaatgaatgaggaggaaaatccccatatactgccatactgtactatggcattatatgataggatagatcagacaacctagggttaaagtaccctagggagtctgaaaaatagtagaaataaaaaaaaaagtaaaaaaaaaaattatactaaaaaaacctaaaatttcaaataacccccctttccctagaactgacataaatataaataaacagtaaaattcataaacacattaggtatcgacgcgtccgaaaatgcccgatgtatcaaaatatgataacgttttttcaatacAATTAACCCCGtaccggaaaatagcgcccaaagtcgaaaattgaacttttttgccattttgaaaaaaataaaaaaatctataaaaagtgatcaaaggtcgtacagtcctaaaaattatatcattgaaaatattattaaattttgcaaaaaattacaccactcacagctccgtacaacaaagtataaaaaagttattagcgccagaagttggcaaaatcaaaaaaataatttttgtacaggaggttttattttttgtaaatgtatgaaaacattataaaacctatacaaatttggtatccccttaatcgtaccgacccaaagaataaagtagacatgtcatttggggagctctgtgaaagacgtaatatccaagcccacaagaaaatggcgcaaatgcgttttttcaccattttcactgcatttggaatttttttcccacttccgagtacatggcatggaatatttaataccatctctctgaagtgcaatttgttacgcagaaaacaagccatcacacaagttatagatttttgaaggtggggagtgaaaaatggacatgaaaaaacaggaaagggcccggtccttaacgggTTAAACCAGTCCGATGCCGGTAAGCTATATTCCCATCTCAGTTTGTTATATACTTCCTTTTTTCCTTAAGGCCCTAAGGTTTTTGACTCCAGCTTATATCCATACTGACAGATCAAGATTGTCTACTAGGTCTTGTATGGATATTAGGTCTATTTCAAATAGGGAAAATTTTATTCTATCTTTGAAAAGCTTACAGTATTTATTCCATGTAGCGTTGCGCGTGTCGTTTCTAAGATGTCCCTGTCTATAGTTCCtaatctttttttcccctttagttCCAGAAATTGGCCCAGCAACAGAGCCTTTAATAAATATAAGCGAATATTTGCTACTTCTAATTCTATCATCATCCATCGATCCTGTACTTCCCCTGCTGTCCACCATTTTCTAATAGGCGCCTCTTGATAGTGTGTTATACTAGGGAATCCTCATCCACCCAGACTTTTTGGGCAGTAAAGCACCCTCCTTGCTATTCTTGATTTTTTATAAGCCTAGATGCATAGAGTTAGATGTTTCTCTATTTCCTTGATGACTTGTTTGGTTAGGGTAACACCTAAGGTTGTACAGGATTACCGGTAGGAAATTTTGCTTTACATAGAAAATTCTGTCTAATAGAGATGTCACTATCGGTGAACCATTTCTGTTGACTCTTTTTGTATGTTCTACAGTCCTTCCTATTTTTATGCCCAGGTATGTAAAGGTTTATTTTGACACAATATATTTGAATCTATCTATAATTTCTTGCTCTAATCTGGGACTCCCATTAAGGACCAGAGTATGACTTTTATTCACATTTACTTTACAGTACGAAACTTTGGAAAACTCCATAAGGGTAATACCTAAAGCATTAAGTGAGTCTAGTGGGTCAGAGCATGATATAACAATGTCATCCGCGTACAGGCTAATTTTATACTCTGATAGACTGGTTTTAATACCCCTTATCTCATTATTATGCCGAATTGAGCATGCCAACGGCTCAATAAACAGGTTGAAGAGCAGGGGTAAcaatgggcacccctgtcttgtacCATTGCTCAAATTTCTCACTAGTAAATCCCATACCAGAAACAAAGGCAGAGGGCCCACTATAAAGGCTCATGACCAGTAAAGTGAAGGTTTCCGGAAGGCCAACCTTTACCATAACAGCCCTCATGAAATCCCAGTGTACTCTGTCAcatgctttttcagcatcaatTGACAGTAGTACACTGGGAGCCCCTGATCTATTTGCAATCTGCATTAGATTAATAATACGTCTGATAGAGCCTCTTGTTTGCTTACATGGCATAAAGCCTACCTGGTCGGGATGGATTATAGATTCAATTACCGTTTTTAATCTTGACGCAAAGACCGCTGAGAATATTTTTATATCTGAATTAAGAAGTGATATAGGGTGATAGTTTTCGCATACCGTTTTGTCCTTTCCTACTTTGGGGATTGTAATTATTGACGCTTCTAGCATTTCTTTCAAACATTTTCCTCCCTCCCTGAGGTTGTTAAAAAGATTTGTCAGGGGATGAACAAGGATATCTGTGAATTCTGAATAAAATTAATTGATTATGCCTTCGGGGCCTGGGGCTTTTGCTTTTTTTTAGGGCTTTCATAACTCTGGATACTTCTTCATTGCTAAACCTCACGCTTAGGGTCTAAGCCTTCTCCTTATCTTCTTTTTAAAGATGTAGCGTGtgcatggtgcatgtaagtgcttgatcttttgACAAaatgtgaaagttaaatcccgctctcagtccgaatcagtcagatcgtccgacgacgcgctccccaatttctgtcacatgaaggccagcgtagctgcgccaaaatccgatcgcattcgACACAATCCCTGCACAGACCCCTTTAAAAATACCTGTCTTAGCTGTGTAAATCccgaaaacggcgaacagtccaacgaaagtgagatccgcaacccttagtaaataagccccatagttttGTGTGGTTAATATTTCATACAAATTATCTTTAAAAGGAGTATTAGGATTTTAGCAGATACATTCTTTGAACTAATGAGCAGCTGAAAAATGACTAGTGCATTAACCCAAAATTAGCTTTTATGTAAAATCCCCCATTTCTTAGTAAATATCCATTTTATTTTCCCCTTTTGCATGAAAAACAGTAATATAACAAGatgactacatagatacagcacctgaaccaagaaTAGTGAGAtttgtctggtgctggatgataaatctgatgtaATATAAAACTGTATTCATGTAATTTGTCTTCACAGAAGAAGAAAGAGTCACAGCACAGAAGATGCTACAgaattgtgagctcctgggtaataccagcacttactaTAAGTCTGGTGACAGATGACTTCTGATAAtttctccttttcttcttcttctccctggCCACCATGTCAGCTTCTCTCAGCCATGACTCCTTTCTGCACATCTAGTAACCAAAAAATTTTAGCAACTTCATAACAAAAACTCAATACTGTTCTGCTGACAGTAGCCAACATAGAAaaagtgctcccacagtagccaatggaCCTCACAATAGTCATTATAGTTACAGTGGCTCCACATTAGTCAATGTAGCTACAGTGGTGGCGCCTGGTCAGGTGTGGTCATAGGCCTAAGCAGGCCCGGCGTAGATGGACACGTCATTACATGTTGCCTGCGCTGCATCTTGCATGCCACACACTAGCTTCTGTAAGATGCTGCTACCAATGAAAGGTCTGAGGCCCAGCTTCTTCCTGAATTGTCTGGAACCAAGGGGTGCTTGGGCCCAGTCGCACCCTCTTCAACTGTGATCATTACGAACCCGCTGCACAGGACTACTGGCAGTATATAAACACAGTATTACTTCCATTCTCTATACCTATGAAGGGGAAATCTTTGTATCATTGTATATCATCAGAGTATTTTGTTATATACAGGTATGTTATAGATTTGCTCATGCTCTTATTTGGTAAAAGAATAAGCACCTAATAAcaagttttttcttttaataaagtTCTGTTCGATCCTGTAAGTAATTGATGCAATATACTGGTGATATTAgtttacataaaataaaatattaaaaatatataactgcACAACGAAATATACCATCCAGCCACACCACAATGaaacatcactgtgcgtattatcccttgTAGTGTCACATTACTATGTGTACTATcccagggccagcgccagcactgatTATACCCGGGCAAatgtcggggcccagagctgctggggggcccaaataaggctgtacataaggaaaccatagggggaggggggctgtgtctaatgaatccataggaggtgagggcaactttatataaaataaccatgagggggctgtatataaaatatgcatgaagggctgtttgggatgataaactagggaatattttgatGATAGAAGTCTGCATCCAAAGCTTTGCAGTTCCAACATCTAGAATTCATCTTAATCCCCATTTTTGACAGACTTTGTAGAGTATAATAAATTTGGTGAATAATCTTAAAATGAATAATCCTATGATTACCATTTATCGACCCCTTTTTTGTGTTCTTGTGAATCTTAACCCAGTTACCCTCCCCAATCGGGCCTATCACTCTTtcccatttaatttttttctatcctTCTCCAAAATTGACAAACTCGCCACCAAGGGTTTGTATATCTTCTAAACCAATTTCCTATTATTTACCCCTGTGATAACCAAATTTAAACAGTCGTGTGCTTCTATCCGAACATTTGACTTATGAAAATCCCCCTTAAGGGCATGTGACAATTGAAAATATCGGAACCAGTCCCTCTCTCTTAGGCTATATGTCTCTTGTAATGACCTAAATGATTTTATCTTGTCATCCTCCCATATTTGCGCTGTGTGTCTAATCCCTAGTTTTCTCCAGAATACCCTATCTAATACTTTATCTTTTTCGACTTAATTTTCATTAAACCAGATGGGAGACTCTTCAATAAAGCCTGTAATGTTTCGAATTTTTTAACATGCCTTCCAAGATTTTATTACTGCATTACATAACTCCCATTTATTAAAGGGTTCTCCCAGGGCTTATTCCCAGTTTACTCAAGACTGGTTCTACTTATGACTTTGCTGCATATGGAACCCTGAGGCTGTATCCAGCCTGAGCCATTTCCCTAAACCACAGCTTAATCTGGAACCCTGTACATGTACCCTGCTTTATCTGGAACCCTGGAACCCCATACTGATTCGGATCCCTAAACTTTGTATCCTATTTGATCCGGAACCCTGAAACCCCAACCTGATCCACAGCCCTGAACCTTGTATCCTGACTGATCTGAAACCCCAACCTGATGCAGAACCCTGAAACTATAAATGGGCCTGTTCTTTGTACCCCATCCTTCACCCTGTAACTCCATTCCGAACCTCTACTCCAAACCCTGTTTCAAAGCCGTTCCCCGACTCTCTATCCCTGGCAGACACCTGATACTTTTTCATTTGCTGTTTGAGGCCATCTTTCACCTCAAGAACCCCATAACCCACACTACGATTTCAGATTAATAAAGAACACAAGAAACAAAAGAACGACACAGACACAGCGAGTATGTATAAAGTATGTATAGTTTATTATAACTATTAGTGTATTTTATATGTGCTGGTGACCCCCCATCACTCACTAGGAGCGGACAGcgacactcagggcaggaaaaACCCCCAGTGGAGGAAACctgcagggaaaccatggccgccGTCCTGCCCTTCCTCTGGGCATACTAAGGGAGGTCACCTCTAGAACATACATttcagtgtgtgtgtagtgtgtgtagtgattgtgtgtgtgtagtgtggtgtatgtgtatgcagtgtgatgtatgtgtgtgtagtgtgtgtagtgattgtgtgtgtgtagtgtgatgtatgtgtgtgtagtgtgatgATTGTGTGTAGTGATATTATGTGTCTGTACAATGAATGAATGTGTGTAGTGATGTGCGTGTATTACCTCCTCATCCAGGGCTTTCCTCCTTCCTTGGGTCTTCAGGTTCCTCCTCCTTGGACGGATGCAGAGTGGTGGCACACAGTGAGCAGGGTGGAGGGGTGATCCAGGGGCCTCTGATGGAAAACTCTTGTGGATCTCTCCGGAACCAGCGCACGGCCCGGCTGTGGTGGTCTTTCCTGTTGCGCTTCCACGCCCAATGGTCGGGGTCCTGTGCCATAATTAGATCACATGTTTCCTTACCAACCCAAGCTCGGAATCCCATACGTCTCAGCAGCTCGTCCCGTCTCCTCAGCAGGTGGTCCTTCTTTATGGTCCAGGTCGATCCAGGGACCCAGAGGAACATCTCACGGTGGAAATCCAGGTCTTCTTCCAGCTGGCAACCTAAAAACCTAGAAGAAATGATAAGATTATCCAGTAAGATCCTGATTGTCAGACACTCTATTTGctattgatgatctatcctacAGTGCGGATCGGTCATCAATATCCTGAACTCGGAACACATATGTTATACTAtggtaaaagaaaagaaaacttaCAGACTGGGGAAGAAATAAGTGCCATATTCCTCGGTGCGGAGCTTGGTTCTCCGAAAATATTCCAGGACGGTGGCGAGGAGGtactggggggaggagaaagAGCATTAGACAACGGTAATAGAGTTATTGTCTACATACATaatcttatacagtatatatatatatatatatatatatgatatatatgtatctatatatactgtatactatgtaTTCCTATGTTACTAATATCTTTCCCTACTTTCCCTCAGtatagtaaagataccttgtccGACATCCGGAGGCAGCTGTCCCTGTCTAGGAATCTCCTGATGAGCTCATCCTCTATGAACAATGGAAATAAGGTTATATATGTTCCATCTTTCTCACACATGTTCCAATGTTATTGTGGTGGGACCCTGACTGTGTAAGTCACATTGGGGCAGGTTTACtgccaccgggggggggggggggggggggggggggggggatatgtataATGTGAGTATGTTATGTGTGCTTGTCAGATGTGGCAGCCAAAAATGTACAATTGAACCAATTAAATCTTGTATGATGACCTCTGCCCTCAGCATCCTCTCCTGCACTGGATGGAGGATTTTACCGAGGAGGGTGAAGAAGGCAGTCCGTTCTTCTGGCAGTGGCATGCCGGTGTccatcttcttcttcttggtcTCCTCTGGGCTGTCGGGTTGTGCACTGTGATAGAGGAGAGATATAGTAAAGTATCAGGACTaatatactatcatttttgttctGAAACATTGTATCAGAGTCATGTTATCCATTACATTAATCTGATATTTCAGCTCAGTTCTagttgagctgtaataccagatatAGCCAGTGGAGGAAGAGGGCGCTGTTTCTGAGAAATAATCCACATCTGTGATATGGAAATAAAATCTCTGATACTTACGACTCCTGATTGTAAAGATCAATCAATTCTCTCTTTCTTTTCCTCATGGCCTCTCCCGGGGACTGTGAAGAGAAAGAATCCATGAATATGTGCGGATGTGTGGATACCTACGACTATTCATGTATAACATGTTGGATACAACTGTTATGATGTTACCTGTTTTCCCAAATTTATcaacaaatatttaaatattgcTATTTCACtagtttcttcttctttttttttatctatatcaGTCTATAGTCACCCGTATCTTTGCTCTTAAAGGGCTGTTCcagtttttattttatacttttatttaatttaatttatttttgtgttaACTTGTATATACAATAGAAAATCGTCTATATTTAAACATTTAAAACTCTTCTCACACATTGTCACTGTATCGGAGCAGTTACCCCCGCCCCCCCATCTGACCCATGATTCAGTTCTTTGTTATTCATCTATGTGCTTCATCCAATAGGACGAAACATGGAGCTTGTCATGTGATAGATCATTTGATTTCTCCTACATTAGGTACATAACTGGGTTACATACATGTGTTGGTAGGTACAGAGGACACAACCAGTAGACAAAGAcaactaaataatatatatatatatatatatatatatatatatatatatatatatatattttatttatcatccagcaccagacaaaTCTCACTAATCACtattcttggttctggtgctgtatctatgtagtcatCTAGTTATATTACAGTTTTTTTATGCAAAAGGAGAAAATAAAATGGATATTTACTAAGAAAGGGGGTATTTTACATAAAGGCTAATTTTGGGTTAATGCACTAGTCATTTTTCAGCTGCTCATTAGTTCAAAGAATGTATCTGCTAAAatcctaatacaggcagtcccctacttaagaacaccctacttacagacgactcctagttacaaacggacctctggatgttggtaatttcctgtactttagtcctaggctacaataaacatctataacagttatcacaggtgtctgtaatgaagctttagtgttaatcctggcaacccaacatttttaaaatacaattgtcacagagaccaaaaaaactctggctggggttacaattataaagtatacaattctgacttgcatacgaactcaacttaagaacaaacctacagaccctatcttgtataatatataaaattgGTAGAATCTTTATTATAACCATTCTTTGCAAGTGTATTTATATGACTGACTGTTTCTAGGTGATTTGTAATATGGCTGCCAAGTATCACATTTGTTAATAAAGttgaaagtaaaaattaaaaaaaagcaacAATACTTGATATACAGTTAATATGATCACTATGTCCTTTgactatgttgtttttttttcaatttacacTTAACTTTAAGATGTTGATATAATTACCTCTATGCAGGCCCTCATTGttcacatcacctagagacaccTAAGCCACAGGCTTCCATTTTTacatataccccagccataggtaactatgagacatataccccagccataggtaGCTATTTTacatataccccagccataggaaactatagaacatataccccagccataggtaGCTATGAAACAAATACCCCAGCCATAGGTAGCTATGAaacatataccccagccataggtagctatgaaacatataccccagccataggtaGCTATGAAACATATACCCCAGTCATAGGTAACTATAGAACATATACCTCAGCCATAGGTAACTATAgaacatataccccagccataggtaactatgaaacatataccccagccataggtaactattttacctcagacacatgCTGTCATATTAATACATATAAAGAAGTTATAATAAAGATCTGTATCCTATTTCTAATTTGGTTTCCCACAGATAAGTGATGTGTCCCATGTAAACACATCTGTGTAATACAATTAATTACCCAATGCTAGGGGTCACATGACACACGCCATGTTTTGCCCTTTTTCCGTTAGTCTATGGATGTAATAGAGAACTGAGCCATTGGCTGCACCACTGCGACTGCTCGGATAATATAACAATGTGTGAGGAGAattatatatacagatagtagACAATGTATCACATCATTTCCTGTACACAATAAATCAAACCACAACATATTTTTAATAATAGTcatcaaaatgtatttatttctcGTATAGTCACCTGATGCGTCCATGTATCCGGTCACGCGAATAACCTAGCTTTAATTCTGTTTCCTGTGTCTACATATTTGCCCTTAGTCGCCCACATGAATCCATATAAATCTATAGTCTCCCGCTGTTCATCTAGTCCCCATTACAGCCACCCACAAGTATTACTGCATGTCAGTTTCCTGGCCTGTACTCCCTAACAA comes from the Engystomops pustulosus chromosome 5, aEngPut4.maternal, whole genome shotgun sequence genome and includes:
- the LOC140133575 gene encoding speedy protein 1-A-like; protein product: MRKRKRELIDLYNQESAQPDSPEETKKKKMDTGMPLPEERTAFFTLLEDELIRRFLDRDSCLRMSDKYLLATVLEYFRRTKLRTEEYGTYFFPSLFLGCQLEEDLDFHREMFLWVPGSTWTIKKDHLLRRRDELLRRMGFRAWVGKETCDLIMAQDPDHWAWKRNRKDHHSRAVRWFRRDPQEFSIRGPWITPPPCSLCATTLHPSKEEEPEDPRKEESPG